GGGATGGGCGGATCAAGTCCGCCCATGACGGTCGAGGATGACGCCACCGTTGCGCCGCTTGCTGCAACGGTGGCGTCGTGACCGAGTTCGCCCGGCCATGACGCTCGCGGGTGGTGCCTCCGTCGCGTTCCTGCGACAACATCCCACAACCTCAAGGACCACACCCTCCCACCTCACTCCGCCGGGGCGAGCGCCGGCACCGGTGCGGCCTCGGCCTCGCCGCTCAGGGCCGCGGCCAGCCGCTCGCGGTCGAGCTCGCCTTCCCAGCGCGCCACCACGATGGTCGCCACCGCATTGCCGACCAGGTTGGTGAGCGCCCGGCATTCCGACATGAAGCGGTCGATGCCCAGGATCAGCGCCATGCCGGCAACCGGCACCGACGGCACCACGGACAGCGTCGCCGCCAGGGTGATGAAGCCGGCGCCGGTGATGCCGGCCGCGCCCTTGGAGCTGAGCATCGCCACAAGGAGGAGCAGGATCTGCTCGCCGGCCGAGAGATGGATGCCGGTCGCCTGGGCGATGAACAGCGCCGCCAGCGTCATGTAGATGTTGGTGCCGTCGAGGTTGAAGGAATAGCCGGTGGGGATGACCAGGCCGACCACCGAGCCCTTGCAGCCGGCCCGCTCCATCTTCTCCATCAAGCTCGGCAGCGCCGCCTCGGACGAGCTGGTGCCGAGCACGAGGAGCAGCTCCTCCTTGATGTAGCGGATCAGCGCGAAGATCGAGAAGCCGTTGAAGAGGCACACCGCCCCCAGCACCAGCACCACGAACAGCACCGAGGTGGCGTAGAAGGTCAGGATCAGGAACAGCAGCTTGGCCACGGCGCCGATGCCGAACTTGCCGATGGTGAAGGCCATGGCGCCGAAGGCGCCGACCGGCGCGGCCCGCATCAGGATGGCGACCAGGCGGAACATCGCCTGCGACAGCGACTGCAGCACCGCCATGACCGGCGCCGCCCGCTCGCCGACCAGCGCCAGGGCGATGCCGAACAGCACGGAGAAGAACAAGACCTGCAGCACGTCGCCGCCGGCGAAGGCGCTGACCGGCGTCGCCGGGATGATGTTCACGAGGAAGCCGACCACGGTCTGGTCGTGCGCCTTCTCGGTGAACTCGGCCACCGCCTTCGGATCGAGCGCGGCGGGATCGACGTTGAGGCCCGCGCCGGGCTGGACCACGTTGCCGACGATCAGGCCGACGATCAGCGCCAGGGTCGAGAACACCAAGAAATAGGCCATCGCCTTGAGGAAGACGCGTCCGACCTTCTTCAGGTCGCTCACCCCGGCGATGCCGGTGACGACGGTGAGGAAGATCACCGGCGCGATCACCATCTTGATCAGCTTGATGAAGGCATCGCCCAGCGGCTTCAGGCTGGTGCCGAGATCGGGATAGTAATGGCCGAGCGCGATGCCGGCGGCGATGGCGACCAGCACCTGGACATAGAGGCTGGCATAGAATGGTCGCTTGCGCGAAGCGGCCGGTGGGGTGATCGCGATGGGGGCCATGACGTCCTCCTCTGGGGGTCCGGCGCGGCGCGGACCCGGCTGGCGTTTCCTTGCAGGCCGCGTGTTGTCCGCAGCCTCGAATGGCCGATCGCAAGAGCGATGCCACATGGCGGGATCCGCCCATCTCCTTGATGATGCTCTGGATTTTCTCGCGCCCCACCTGCTGCGGCCGGCAAGATCGGGCGGATTTCCGCCAGATCCCCTTGATCCCGTGCGGAAATCCGCACAGGATTGAGCATGATCCGAAGCCCGATCCTGGACCGTCTTTCCCGGCGCCGCGGGGAATGGCTGGCCTTCGCCGCCGTCGCCGCGACCGTGCTCGGCCTCACCGCCTGGCTGGCCGGCGAGGTCGGCCGCAGCCGGGCCGCCGAGGCGCTGCGGGCCCAGGCCGCCGGCAGCGCCACGCTCAACGTCGCGGTGCTGCGCGCCGAGCTGGAGAAGCAGCGCGCCCTGCCCTACGTGCTGTCGCAGGATCCCGACGTGCAGGCCGCCCTCGCCGGCCACGAGCCGGTGCGCATCGCCGCCCTCAACGCCAAGCTGGAGACGCTGGTGCGCGGCACCCGCACGGCGGTGATCTACCTCATCGACGCGTCGGGCACCGCCATCGTCTCCAGCAACTGGCGCGAGCCGACCAGCTTCGTCGGCAGCAATTATCGCTTCCGCCCCTATTTCACCGGCGCCGTCACCGACGGGGCGGCCGAGCATTTCGCCCTCGGCACGGTGAGCAAGCGGCCCGGCCTCTACATCTCCCGGCGCATCGGCGAACCCAACGCCCTGCTCGGCGTGGTCGTGGTCAAGGTCGAGTTCGACCAGGTCGAAGCGGACTGGGGCCAGTCCGGCGCCGCGGTCTATGTCGCCGATCCGCGCGGTATCGTGCTCCTGACCAGCGAGCCCGACTGGCGCTTCCTGGCCGAGGCGCCGATCGCGCCCGGCGATGCCGGAGCGATCCGCGCCAGCCTGCAGTTCGGCAATGCGCCGCTGACGCCGCTGCCGCTGCGCCCGCGCGACGCCGGCACGGCCGGCGCCGACTTCGCTGCCCTCCCCGACGGCTCGCTGCAGCTCGCCAGCGAAAGCGCGGTGCCTTCGACGCCCTGGCGCCTGCATCTGCTCCTGCCTGCCGACGATGCGCTCGCGGCCGGCGCGCGCACCGCCCGCATCGCCGCGCTCGGCGGCGCCGGCTCGGTGCTGGCGCTGGCCGGGCTGCTGCTGCACCGGCGCCAGCGCAGCCGGACGCGGGCGGCGGAGGCGGTCGAGGCGCGGGCCGAGCTGGAGCGCCGCGTCGAGGCGCGCACCCGCGACCTCAGCGCCGCCAACGCGCAGCTGACCCGCGAGATCGACGAGCGCCAGCGCATCGAGGCCAAGCTGCAGGTGGCGCGCGACGAGCTGGCGCAGGCCAATCGGCTGGCCACGCTCGGCCAGGTCACGGCGGGCCTGGCGCACGAGGTCAACCAGCCGGTCGCGGCGATCCGCAGCTATGCCGACAACGCCGTCGCCTTCCTCGACCGCGGCGACCATGCCGCGGTGCGCGACAACCTCGCCACCGTGGCCGGGCTGACCGAGCGCATCGGCGCCATCACCGGGACGCTGCGCGGCTTCTCGCGCAAGGCGACCGGCGAGACCGGCCCGCTTGCCCTGGTCGAGGCGCTCGACGGCGCCCTGATGCTGGTCGGCACCCGCGCCCGCCGCCTCGGCGTGGCCCTCGACGCCGACCGGCCGGAACCAGGCCTCGCCGTCATCGCCAACCGCGTCCGGCTGGAGCAGGTGCTGGTCAACCTCCTGCAGAACGCCCTCGACGCGCTGGAAGAACGGCCGGAGCCGGCGATCCGCATCGGCCTCGCCGCGACGCCGATGGAGGCCATCCTCACTGTCGCCGACAACGGCCCCGGCATCGCGCCGGAGGTGCTGGCGGCCCTGTTCACGCCCTTCCTCACCACCAAGCCGCGCGGCGTCGGCCTCGGCCTGGTGATCTCAAAGGACATCGTCGACGAGTTCGGCGGGCACCTGGCGGCCGACAACGCCCCCGGCGGCGGCGCCTGCTTCACCCTGACCTTGCGGAGGGCGCCATGACCGAAAGCGCCATGACCGGGGCCACCCTGCCCGTCGCCTTCGTCGACGACGACGCGGAGCTGCGCCGCGCCAATGCCCAGACCCTGGCGCTCGCCGGCTTCCGCCCCCTGCCCTTCGAGAGCGCGACCGCCGCCCTCGCGGCCATCGATGCCAGCTTCGCCGGCGTGGTGGTGACCGACCTGCGCATGCCCGGCATGGACGGCATGGACCTCTATCGCCGGCTGGCGGCGCTGGATCCGGACCTGCCGGTCATCCTCGTCACCGGCCATGGCGACATCGCCACCGCGGTCGAGGCGATGCGCGAGGGCGTCTACGACTTCCTGGCCAAGCCCTTCGCCGCCGACCGGCTGATCCAGAGCGTGCGGCGGGCGGCGGAGAAGCGCGCGCTGGTGATGGAGAACCGGCGCCTGCGCGCCGCGGCGGAGGCAGCCGAGCCGGACTCGCCGCTGATCGGCGACGCCCCGGCGATCCGCCGCCTGCGCGAGACCCTGCGCGCCATCGCCGACGCCGATGTCGACGTGCTGGTGGTCGGCGAGACCGGCAGCGGCAAGGAGGTGGTTGCCGGCCTGCTGCACCGGCTGTCGCGCCGCCAGGTGCGCGAGTTCGTCGCCCTCAACTGCGCCGCCCTGCCGGAGAGCGTGATCGAGAGCGAGCTCTTCGGCCACGAGCCCGGCGCCTTCACCGGCGCGCAGAAGAAGCGGGTCGGGCTGATCGAGCATTCCAGCGGCGGCACGCTGTTCCTCGACGAGATCGAGAGCATGCCGCTCGGCACCCAGGCCCGGCTGCTGCGGGTGCTGGAGCGGCGCGAGGTCATGCCGGTCGGCGCCAACATCGTGCGCGCGGTCGATCTCCGGGTGGTCGCCGCCGCCAAGGTCGACCTCGGCGACCCCCGCCAGCGCGCCGGCTTCCGGGAGGACCTCTACCACCGCCTCAACGTGGTGACGCTGCGGGTGCCGCCGCTGCGCGAGCGGCGCGCGGACGTGCCGCTGCTGTTCGCCCATTTCCAGGCGCGGGCGGCGCAGCGCTTCCGGCGCGAGGCGCCGGCCCTGACCGAGCCTGTGCGCCGCCACCTCCTCGAGCACGACTGGCCCGGCAATGTGCGCGAGCTGGTGCATTTCGCCGAGCGCGTGGTGCTGGGCCTCGCCGAGGTCGGGGCCGCGCCGCCCGCCGCCGCGCCGGACGGGGCGAGCCTGCCCGAGCGGGTCGAGCGCTACGAGGCCGGGCTGATCCGCGAGGCCCTCGCCCGGCACAGGGGCGACGTGCGCTCCACCCTCGAAGCGCTCGGCCTCCCGCGCAAGACCTTCTACGACAAGCTGCAGCGCTACGGCATCAGCCGATCGAGCTACGAGGGGTAGAAGTCATATATCCATACTGCAAGCATGCCTTTCGCGCTTGCCATCACCCGACGCGTCGGGCGATCCCGTCTCAGGCCACCTCGGCTGCGGCTGGACTGACAGCGGGAGGCAAGCCGAGCGCCGCCAGCAACTCCAAAGCCTGTTGGTCCCGACCGTTCTGGGTCTTGGCGCCCTTGCGGCGGACCAATTCCGCCTGCCAATCCGGCTGCTTCTCGATCATGGCCAACCAATGCATGGTTGCAGCCAGCTCGAGAGCCGTCGCCGAACGTCTCTGCATCTCCGCCAAAGCCTGGTGAAGGCGATCTACGATCGGCAGACCGTCCGGCGCCTCGCCATGACCGGCCGGCCTGGACCGATAGGCGACGTAAGGCACGCCATCGCTCTGACGGCGGCGCTGCTCGGCCTCCAGGCGGCCGAAGACGACATCGTCTTCGACCTGCTCCGCCAAGCCGGCGGAATACGGCCCGTAGTGATGGTACTCGTAGGAAAAACCGCTGTTCAAGCCAATCTGGTCAAGCAGATAGACGATCTTCTGCAGCCGGATCTTTCCGACGACCTCTCCCCCGGCGGCTTCGACGAGGCTTGGAACATCAATGGTCATGCGCTCCTCCCTCGAACCGAATCGACGACACCTTGCGCCAATTTGAAGTCTGCTTCATTGAGAAAATAGTACCGTTCGAACGCCCTTTGCCGGTCCGAGCGGGCGATCGTCGCGTCCTTGAAATCCGAGATCTCCTTCAGATTGCCGTCCGCCATCTGGATCATCAGGCGCTTTTGGGCTCGCCCGTCGTCAGCTCCAATCTCGCCGTAGAGCGATAGTTTGGCCGAGTCGCGAAACACGCTCTCGTTCAGCTGATCCTTGAATTGCGAATCCAGCTTGTGCTTGAGCCGGCGCTGCCTCTCGGCTTCCTCCGGAAACGCTTGCTGTATGTCGAGGCAGATCGGGCGCTCTCGATTCAGAATTCGGCGCGCGATCGCACGGGCAGCGTCATCACCCGACGCTGCGACCAGATGGATCGCCCCCCACGCGACCGTATCGTCCAATGCCCGATAGTTTGCGGTCGTATCACCGCCCGGCATGAAAAACCGCACCAGAGGATGGTCGTCCGCAAGTCCGCGGACGCTTCCTTTCTCGATGACGCTGCGTGCAACGAGTCGGAAGAACAATGAAACGAGCTGCTCGATTCCGCGCGTGGTCTTGTGAAAGTAGACATTCGTATACAGCCGGTATCGAGCGAGCAGAAAATCTTCCGCCGCATCCTTCGCCTTGTAGCCGAGGCAAAAACTGTGTTCGTAGATCGGATCGCCACCATCTGCGTCCGGCGGGGAAAAATCGATCTCCGCCACACGCACATTGTCCATCAGCCATTCGAGATCGATGGCCCCCGCCCCGGTGCCGGTCATGTAGCGATCGCGAATGAGATAGTCCAAACGATCAGCATCGAACGAGCTCGACACGACCGCGTGATACATGTCGGCGGGTGTCTCCGACCTGATCAGATCGGCAACGTCCTGCGGCCTGACATCCGCCCTTTCCAGGATCTCGCCGATCGCCCCGGACGGATCTTCGATCATGTCCGCCGTGAAGGCTTCGTGCTTGCGGATGCTCGCCTTTGTCGGCCTCGCTCCGCCTTGCGCGCCTGCCAGAAACTTTCGCGCCTCCTCGAAAGCATGGCTGAACGGGCCATGGCCGATGTCGTGAAGAAGGGCGGCGAACAAGGCAACCTTGGCGCGAGCCTGGTCAAACTCGCCGTTCACGCGCTTCAGGTTGATCTCGCGCTCGATCAGCCGGACGAGACGGCGCGCATTGTGGAAAACCCCAACCGAATGGGCAAAGCGCGTATGGCTGGCGGAAGGGAAGACGAATTCGGACACGCCGAGTTGCTTGATGCGCCGCAACCGCTGCACGTCCGGCGTTCTGAGCAGAGACCATGCCGCCTCATCGACGAGCCCGCCATCCTCGAAGGCGATGATATCGTGAACGGGATCACGGATACGTTCAGTTTTCATGAGTCGAAAGGACGGATAACCGAGACAATATGCCAACAATCGACAGTTGAGGCCGTCAGGTCAGGCTTGGCGCCCCCCAGATGAGAAATTTTAAGCAACAATTGCTCCTTTATCCAGGAGGGGTGGCGAATTTCCACGAGTGAGAGAGACGTTTATCAGAAGACCTCTGTCGATCTCCTGATCGAAGTACGTGCATAGCCAACGGCAGCAGCAACGGCTTCAATGGATGGAAGGCCGGCATCTCCCGGCTTCGAGAGCACCCCTATAGCGCGCTCCCGTCCTCGTACCGCAAGCGATAGACGTCTTCGTTGAAGTCGTGAGCCTCGATATGGGTCGGCTTCAACGCAAACAAGCCTGTGAAGATGTCGCGCCCCGAGCTTTGCCAGAGAAGGTCGCCCTCCGCGGAGAGGCGGGAGATCTCCACCTCACCATGACAGATCAGCGCATCGTGGACGGGTGAGACGTGCAGGCTGAAACAGGCGGCGAAATCGACCTGGACCGACCGGATCAGCGCCAGGG
This is a stretch of genomic DNA from Labrys wisconsinensis. It encodes these proteins:
- a CDS encoding dicarboxylate/amino acid:cation symporter produces the protein MAPIAITPPAASRKRPFYASLYVQVLVAIAAGIALGHYYPDLGTSLKPLGDAFIKLIKMVIAPVIFLTVVTGIAGVSDLKKVGRVFLKAMAYFLVFSTLALIVGLIVGNVVQPGAGLNVDPAALDPKAVAEFTEKAHDQTVVGFLVNIIPATPVSAFAGGDVLQVLFFSVLFGIALALVGERAAPVMAVLQSLSQAMFRLVAILMRAAPVGAFGAMAFTIGKFGIGAVAKLLFLILTFYATSVLFVVLVLGAVCLFNGFSIFALIRYIKEELLLVLGTSSSEAALPSLMEKMERAGCKGSVVGLVIPTGYSFNLDGTNIYMTLAALFIAQATGIHLSAGEQILLLLVAMLSSKGAAGITGAGFITLAATLSVVPSVPVAGMALILGIDRFMSECRALTNLVGNAVATIVVARWEGELDRERLAAALSGEAEAAPVPALAPAE
- a CDS encoding sensor histidine kinase, translated to MIRSPILDRLSRRRGEWLAFAAVAATVLGLTAWLAGEVGRSRAAEALRAQAAGSATLNVAVLRAELEKQRALPYVLSQDPDVQAALAGHEPVRIAALNAKLETLVRGTRTAVIYLIDASGTAIVSSNWREPTSFVGSNYRFRPYFTGAVTDGAAEHFALGTVSKRPGLYISRRIGEPNALLGVVVVKVEFDQVEADWGQSGAAVYVADPRGIVLLTSEPDWRFLAEAPIAPGDAGAIRASLQFGNAPLTPLPLRPRDAGTAGADFAALPDGSLQLASESAVPSTPWRLHLLLPADDALAAGARTARIAALGGAGSVLALAGLLLHRRQRSRTRAAEAVEARAELERRVEARTRDLSAANAQLTREIDERQRIEAKLQVARDELAQANRLATLGQVTAGLAHEVNQPVAAIRSYADNAVAFLDRGDHAAVRDNLATVAGLTERIGAITGTLRGFSRKATGETGPLALVEALDGALMLVGTRARRLGVALDADRPEPGLAVIANRVRLEQVLVNLLQNALDALEERPEPAIRIGLAATPMEAILTVADNGPGIAPEVLAALFTPFLTTKPRGVGLGLVISKDIVDEFGGHLAADNAPGGGACFTLTLRRAP
- a CDS encoding sigma-54-dependent transcriptional regulator translates to MTESAMTGATLPVAFVDDDAELRRANAQTLALAGFRPLPFESATAALAAIDASFAGVVVTDLRMPGMDGMDLYRRLAALDPDLPVILVTGHGDIATAVEAMREGVYDFLAKPFAADRLIQSVRRAAEKRALVMENRRLRAAAEAAEPDSPLIGDAPAIRRLRETLRAIADADVDVLVVGETGSGKEVVAGLLHRLSRRQVREFVALNCAALPESVIESELFGHEPGAFTGAQKKRVGLIEHSSGGTLFLDEIESMPLGTQARLLRVLERREVMPVGANIVRAVDLRVVAAAKVDLGDPRQRAGFREDLYHRLNVVTLRVPPLRERRADVPLLFAHFQARAAQRFRREAPALTEPVRRHLLEHDWPGNVRELVHFAERVVLGLAEVGAAPPAAAPDGASLPERVERYEAGLIREALARHRGDVRSTLEALGLPRKTFYDKLQRYGISRSSYEG
- a CDS encoding HD domain-containing protein — encoded protein: MKTERIRDPVHDIIAFEDGGLVDEAAWSLLRTPDVQRLRRIKQLGVSEFVFPSASHTRFAHSVGVFHNARRLVRLIEREINLKRVNGEFDQARAKVALFAALLHDIGHGPFSHAFEEARKFLAGAQGGARPTKASIRKHEAFTADMIEDPSGAIGEILERADVRPQDVADLIRSETPADMYHAVVSSSFDADRLDYLIRDRYMTGTGAGAIDLEWLMDNVRVAEIDFSPPDADGGDPIYEHSFCLGYKAKDAAEDFLLARYRLYTNVYFHKTTRGIEQLVSLFFRLVARSVIEKGSVRGLADDHPLVRFFMPGGDTTANYRALDDTVAWGAIHLVAASGDDAARAIARRILNRERPICLDIQQAFPEEAERQRRLKHKLDSQFKDQLNESVFRDSAKLSLYGEIGADDGRAQKRLMIQMADGNLKEISDFKDATIARSDRQRAFERYYFLNEADFKLAQGVVDSVRGRSA